The Microbacterium oleivorans genome contains the following window.
GCGCACGGCTGCGGCTCGCGACGAGGTAACGATCATCGCCTTCGCGCGACCACCGAGCTGCGGCTGCACGACGTCACGGAAGTGCGTGATTATCTCGGACACCTTCGACGCGATGTTCGTCGGATGCAGCTCCACGAGCCCGACGAGGGCACGGGTGCCCTTGTGCACGTCAATCTCGTCGCCGACAGCATCCGATGAGTCGCGCGCGTCACCCCCGACGCGCTTCGCGATGCGCGCCGCCATGCCGTAGGTGGTGTAGTTCTTGAGGACGTCGAGAATGAAGCCCTCCTCGATCGCCTGCTTCATTGAGTAGAGGTCGAACGGGCGGGGCCCGCCGTCTGGCCCAGGCGTGCCGAACAGCTCGAGTGTCTTCGCCTTCGGCGTCGCGGTGAAGGCGAAGAAGCTCAGCCGTTGCGCGGTGTCGGCGTGCGCGGCCATGGCGACCAGGGCGTCTTGGTCGGTGCCCGGCTCGTCGTCGCCGATGTCGACGGCGTCGCCGAGATACAGCAGCTCTTTCAGCGCGCCGGCCGCGGAGCCCGACTGCGAGGAGTGCGCTTCGTCAGCGATGACCGCGAACCGCTTGCCGGCCAGTGCCCCGCCGGTTTCGCGCATCTGCTTCAGCGCGTGCGGGAACGTCTGCAGGGTGACGCCGATGATCGGGATGCCGCCGGCCAACGCCTCTGCCAGCTGAGTGGTCTTCGAGCCCTCTGAGCCGTGCGTGATCGCCTGGAAGGTTCCGGTCGCGGTGACGAGCTGGTCGACGGCATCCTGCAGTTGCCGGTCGAGCACCTGCCGGTCGGCGATGACGATGACCGAGTCGAAGACCTTCTCACCCGCGGGGGTGTGAAGCGATGCGAGGCGGTGGGCGGTCCACGCGATCGAATCCGTCTTCCCCGAGCCGGCGGAGTGCTGCACGAGGTAGCGGCGGCCGGGACCGTCAGCGCGGGCGGCGGCGCTCAGCGCGGTCACCGCGCGCCACTGGTGGAAGCGCGGGAACCGGATCTGCGACCGGTAGGTCTCCTTGCCCGTGAGCGGGTCAGTCTGCTTCTCGTGGTTCGTATAGACGAACTTCGTCAGGATCGTGAGCCACGCGTCGCGGTCGAGCACGTCTTCCCAGAAGTACGCAGTGCGCGGCTTGTCCCCGTTCGGGGGGTTGCCGGCGCCGCCATTGTGCCCGCGGTTGAACGGCAGGAAGAACGTCGACTCACCGGCCAACCGCGTGGTCATCGCGATCTCGTCCTGTGTGAGGGCGAAATGCACGAGCGCCCCGCGCCCGACGGTGAGCAGCGGCTCGGCCTGGGGGTGCCGGTCGTACTTGTACTGCGCGATGGCAGCGGGAAGGCTCTGCGCGAAGTTCGTCTTGATCTCGACGGTCGCCACCGGGATGCCGTTGACGAAGAACACTAGGTCGATGCGGTCCGCTTTCTTGGTCGAGTAGCGCAGCTCGGGCACGACCCGCAGGATGTTCCGCTCGTACAGCTCGGACATCGCCGGGTTGCGGTCGTCGGCCGGCGGCTGCTGCAGCATGCGGAACCGTCGCGCCCCGACGACATCGAACCCCTTGCGGAGCACGTTCAGGGTGCCGCCGTTCTGCTCCTTCTCGTCGGCGGCGAGGGATGCTGCCAGCCGGTCGAGGATGCGCATGCGACCCTTCACGTCCTCGCCACCGGCCATGATCTTGCGTAGGTTCTTCTCGTCGTCGAGCGCGAGCCAGTCGATCACGTCATCCGCGTAGAGCGCCCGTTCACGGTCGTACTTCTCGCTCGTTCCGACCTCCCACCCGTTCGCGGCAAGGTGCTGAACGATGTTCTTCTGGAACTCCGTCTCGGCATACTGCGTGCTCATCGAGCCTCCACGAGGGACGATTGGATGCTGTCGACCACGGGCTTCCGCCGGGCCGTGACGTCGATCTGGCCCGTGACGGCGGCGGTGATGAGCGCTGCGCGCCGCTCCTTAGCAAGCGCGATGGCGGCGTCGATGTCGGCGATGGCTTCGCGCTGAGCGACGCGGGCCCGATGGATCGACGAAACCGCGCGGTCTTGGTCCGCAAGCGTCGGAAGCGAGATGGGCGCATGAGCGAGTGTGTCCCGATTCAGCTTCGGCATGGCCACTCGGTCGGACATCGTTACCGCGTACTGTTCGAAGCGATCACTCAGCAGGAATTCCAGAAGGTAGTCGTTCGAGAGCCACGATTCCCGTGCATCCATCGCATACATGTCGGCGGCGCATAGCGCATCGCACGGCGCGATGGTTGCCTTCATGAGAGCGGGTCTGATCTTTGAGTACAGCACCTGCCCTGCTCGCACCTGGTATTTGCCACTCGACGCGCCCTGCTCACGCGCCGATTCGAGGCGCAGCAGTCGACCCGTTCGAGACTCGATGTGATTCGGGGCGATGAGAGGTAGGTCGACGAACTGCTCGAGGCTGGGGTCAACCTGGCCTTCATTGACCATGATCACGTGGCCAAGGATCGTCACACGGGACGCGTCCCTCACAGCTTCATCAAGCTGAGTCGACGCTAGAGCTCTCGTGCGCTCGACGGCAAGTTCAGCCGAGCAGCGTAGGTCGGCGATGAAGGCGTCGATCTCGGCCGTCTCGTAATCGAGGTAGTCCGCGATCTGCCGCTGTTGCGCCATCGGCGGATACGGAACGCGCGCGGCCTTGAGCTGCTCCTGATTGAGGATCTTGGCGCCGTAGATGTTCGTACCGGCCGCGTCCGCGAATGCACCCGGCAGCGCC
Protein-coding sequences here:
- a CDS encoding type I restriction endonuclease subunit R encodes the protein MSTQYAETEFQKNIVQHLAANGWEVGTSEKYDRERALYADDVIDWLALDDEKNLRKIMAGGEDVKGRMRILDRLAASLAADEKEQNGGTLNVLRKGFDVVGARRFRMLQQPPADDRNPAMSELYERNILRVVPELRYSTKKADRIDLVFFVNGIPVATVEIKTNFAQSLPAAIAQYKYDRHPQAEPLLTVGRGALVHFALTQDEIAMTTRLAGESTFFLPFNRGHNGGAGNPPNGDKPRTAYFWEDVLDRDAWLTILTKFVYTNHEKQTDPLTGKETYRSQIRFPRFHQWRAVTALSAAARADGPGRRYLVQHSAGSGKTDSIAWTAHRLASLHTPAGEKVFDSVIVIADRQVLDRQLQDAVDQLVTATGTFQAITHGSEGSKTTQLAEALAGGIPIIGVTLQTFPHALKQMRETGGALAGKRFAVIADEAHSSQSGSAAGALKELLYLGDAVDIGDDEPGTDQDALVAMAAHADTAQRLSFFAFTATPKAKTLELFGTPGPDGGPRPFDLYSMKQAIEEGFILDVLKNYTTYGMAARIAKRVGGDARDSSDAVGDEIDVHKGTRALVGLVELHPTNIASKVSEIITHFRDVVQPQLGGRAKAMIVTSSRAAAVRYARAFEKLAAERELPLQALVAFSGEVPDPDVAALPVVGQPTVTEASMNPTVKGRDLADVFAQPDHHVLIVANKYQTGFDQPLLVAMYVDKQLSGIAAVQTLSRLNRTMPGKTETYVLDFVNEPEVIQAAFQEYYEDARIETSSDPDLVANLINKLDAANLFTWAEVDQVWADWTAVPGAAGAAHNALSAHLDPAVDRFRTRWLASVDDPDERELLVDFRATLAQYATLYAFFSQILHFGDPRYEKFSIFADLLARRLRAVVDVGGVGEVVDVSDVVLTHYKLEKLKQEDIALASDSPAGLRGVTEAGMAALREKERASTAELIEKVNKYLGDLAAKDEHKVGAIEGVLAEAIEDAGLAEQARNNTKVDFSNSPALQVVLEDAIWTHETASAEVLAAIRKLEPGHLVQLALDFGLYERLRDRSAG
- a CDS encoding restriction endonuclease subunit S yields the protein MTDSRWESRKASHVLDIVVGGTPPTDRTEYYDGDIPWLTIADLTSGDIIAPAKTLTPAGLAASGGRVLAPGTLLYSFKLSIGRTAFVETPVATNEAIAAILPSSKIDLAYARWALPGAFADAAGTNIYGAKILNQEQLKAARVPYPPMAQQRQIADYLDYETAEIDAFIADLRCSAELAVERTRALASTQLDEAVRDASRVTILGHVIMVNEGQVDPSLEQFVDLPLIAPNHIESRTGRLLRLESAREQGASSGKYQVRAGQVLYSKIRPALMKATIAPCDALCAADMYAMDARESWLSNDYLLEFLLSDRFEQYAVTMSDRVAMPKLNRDTLAHAPISLPTLADQDRAVSSIHRARVAQREAIADIDAAIALAKERRAALITAAVTGQIDVTARRKPVVDSIQSSLVEAR